In the genome of Euleptes europaea isolate rEulEur1 chromosome 7, rEulEur1.hap1, whole genome shotgun sequence, one region contains:
- the SLC39A1 gene encoding zinc transporter ZIP1, which produces MHGSIHDFRMPSLLSTAHLTLRFLPSYFPRFLLQGDFCQTRFLACRNKLGDGADGDGVRPLKAPYRRLYCREDVGKPLGFMEELGSKPLSGAMAEQVGPEAELEQVVWQPYSRAVVFRSPVGLEVKLGALVLLLLVTLLCGFLPLWVFHRPGTATSLSGTRKKALSLVSCFAGGVFLGTCLLDLIPDYLSSISKALADLGVTLFFPLQEFILAMGFFLVLVMEQIVLAYKDPSGSLEETQSLLGSASYNSATIQDRDWPDGPLPRQLPREGRLREPPHFHVDFNSHSVIRCFVLLLALSLHSIFEGLAVGLQEGSAQALEICLALLIHKGAIAFSLSFKLLQSRLRSRAVAGCLVLFSVMTPLGIGLGIALTEAPVAILHGLSRSVLEGLAAGTFVYITFLEILPHELSSSEQRILKVIVLLAGFALVTSILFIKI; this is translated from the exons ATGCATGGCTCCATCCATGACTTCAGAatgccttccctcctttctaCCGCTCACCTAACACTTCGGTTCCTACCCTCTTATTTTCCCCGTTTCCTCCTCCAGGGCGACTTCTGCCAGACCCGTTTCTTGGCTTGCCGAAACAAATTGGGAGACGGAGCTGACGGCGATGGCGTACGCCCTTTGAAGGCGCCCTACCGTCGACTGTACTGCAGAGAAGACGTGGGCAAGCCTCTTGGGTTCATGGAGGAGCTGGGTTCGAAACCTCTCTCCGGAGCAATGGCTGAGCAGGTGGGACCTGAGGCCGAACTGGAGCAGGTGGTGTGGCAGCCGTATTCCAGGGCAGTGGTCTTCCGCTCTCCGGTGGGTTTGGAGGTGAAGCTGGGTGccctggtgctgctgctgctggttacCCTTCTGTGTGGGTTCTTGCCTCTCTGGGTCTTCCATCGTCCCGGGACTGCAACCAGCTTATCAG GTACTCGCAAGAAAGCGTTGAGCCTGGTGAGCTGTTTTGCCGGCGGCGTCTTCCTGGGCACTTGTCTCCTGGATTTGATTCCCGATTACCTCAGCAGCATCAGCAAGGCCCTGGCTGATTTGGGGGTCACG ctcttcttccccctccaagAGTTCATCCTGGCCATGGGCTTCTTCCTGGTCCTCGTCATGGAGCAGATCGTCCTGGCCTACAAGGACCCCTCGGGCTCCCTGGAGGAGACACAATCCCTGCTGGGCTCTGCCTCGTACAACTCTGCCACTATCCAGGACCGGGACTGGCCGGACGGCCCCCTGCCCCGGCAGCTGCCTCGGGAGGGCCGCCTCCGGGAGCCCCCCCACTTCCACGTGGATTTCAACTCCCACTCGGTCATCCGCTGCTTCGTGCTGCTGCTGGCCCTCTCCCTGCACTCCATCTTCGAAGGGCTGGCCGTGGGGCTGCAGGAGGGGAGCGCCCAGGCCCTGGAGATCTGCTTGGCTTTGCTGATCCACAAGGGCGCCATCGCCTTCAGCCTCAGCTTCAAGCTGCTCCAGAGCCGGCTGCGTAGCCGCGCTGTGGCGGGCTGCCTGGTCCTCTTCTCTGTCATGACCCCGCTGGGCATCGGGCTGGGCATAGCTCTGACGGAGGCGCCCGTGGCCATCCTCCACGGCCTCTCCCGCAGCGTCCTGGAAGGGCTGGCGGCCGGCACCTTCGTCTACATCACCTTCTTGGAGATCCTGCCCCACGAGCTCAGCTCCTCTGAGCAGCGGATCCTCAAAGTCATCGTCCTCTTGGCCGGATTCGCACTCGTCACCAGCATTCTGTTTATTAAGATCTGA